From Oncorhynchus mykiss isolate Arlee chromosome 6, USDA_OmykA_1.1, whole genome shotgun sequence, the proteins below share one genomic window:
- the LOC110526528 gene encoding 60S acidic ribosomal protein P2 yields the protein MRYVAAYLLSALGGNASPQAADIKKILESVGIEADNTRMEKVVTELGGKNVEEVIAQGYGKLASMPAGGAVAVASSGGAAAAGAAAPTAAEEKKEEKEESEEGSDDDMGFGLFD from the exons ATGCGTTACGTTGCTGCATACCTGCTCTCTGCCCTTGGTGGTAATGCCAGCCCACAGGCTGCTGACATAAAGAAGATCCTGGAAAGTGTTGGCATTGAGGCTGACAACACACGCATGGAGAAA GTTGTCACTGAACTTGGTGGCAAAAATGTGGAAGAGGTGATTGCCCAAG GCTATGGTAAACTGGCCAGTATGCCAGCAGGTGGTGCTGTGGCAGTGGCCAGCTCAGGtggagctgctgctgctggggcAGCTGCCCCCACTGCAG CTgaggagaagaaggaagagaaggaggagtcTGAAGAGGGATCTGATGACGACATGGGATTCGGCCTGTTCGACTAA